In Marivirga salinae, a single window of DNA contains:
- a CDS encoding M20 family metallo-hydrolase — protein sequence MKAINLLKELIAIPSFSKEEHKTANAIGNFLNRESIEFTRIGNNIIAFNLHFDDQNPSILLNSHHDTVKPNDGYTNNPFEAIEQNGKLYGLGSNDAGGPLVSLLASFLHFYAKEIPYNLIFIASAEEEISGKNGISSVLEHIPKCELAIVGEPTQMKLAVAEKGLLVIDAIAKGKAGHAARNEGENAIYKAMEDILKIKNFKFKKSSNYLGENKVSATVITAGQQHNVVPESCHFTVDVRVTDAYSLEEAFEELKSQLDATLTARSFRLQSSFIADGHKMMEVAKSLGLPKYGSPTLSDQALIPFDSVKIGPGDSARSHTADEFIELKEIEDGIETYIQILEKYMNHQKIEK from the coding sequence ATGAAAGCAATCAATCTTTTAAAAGAATTGATTGCTATTCCTTCATTTAGCAAAGAGGAGCATAAAACTGCTAATGCAATCGGTAACTTTCTAAATAGAGAATCTATAGAATTTACAAGAATTGGAAATAATATTATTGCCTTTAATCTTCATTTTGATGATCAAAACCCATCCATTCTGCTTAATTCACATCATGACACCGTAAAACCTAATGATGGTTATACAAATAATCCATTTGAAGCCATTGAGCAAAACGGAAAACTTTATGGATTAGGAAGTAATGATGCAGGAGGCCCGCTGGTCAGTTTATTGGCTAGCTTTCTTCATTTTTATGCTAAAGAGATCCCGTACAATTTGATTTTTATAGCTTCCGCTGAAGAAGAAATCAGTGGAAAGAATGGAATCAGCAGTGTTTTGGAGCATATTCCAAAATGTGAGTTAGCCATAGTAGGCGAACCCACACAAATGAAATTGGCTGTTGCAGAAAAAGGCTTATTAGTGATCGATGCCATTGCAAAAGGAAAAGCAGGGCATGCTGCAAGAAATGAAGGCGAAAATGCCATTTACAAGGCCATGGAAGACATTTTAAAAATCAAGAATTTCAAATTTAAAAAATCTTCCAACTATTTAGGGGAGAATAAAGTGAGTGCCACAGTTATAACTGCTGGACAACAGCATAATGTAGTACCTGAAAGTTGTCATTTCACAGTAGATGTTCGTGTCACGGACGCATATTCTTTGGAAGAAGCATTTGAAGAATTAAAGAGCCAACTAGATGCGACTCTTACTGCCCGCTCATTCCGATTGCAGAGCTCATTCATAGCTGATGGTCATAAAATGATGGAAGTCGCAAAAAGCCTAGGTCTTCCAAAATATGGAAGCCCTACTTTATCAGATCAAGCATTAATTCCCTTTGATTCAGTGAAAATTGGCCCGGGTGATTCAGCCCGTTCCCATACTGCTGATGAATTTATTGAATTGAAAGAAATTGAAGATGGGATTGAGACTTATATCCAAATACTAGAAAAATATATGAACCACCAAAAGATTGAAAAATGA
- the argB gene encoding acetylglutamate kinase: protein MKKEVVNVIKIGGKSIDNEKALAQFIEAFSKIPGKKILVHGGGVLANQIGEKMGIESHFHEGRRITDDETLDLITMVYGGLVNRKTVTKLQAKNVNAIGLSGADGNLIKAHKRSVKEVDYGFAGDIDEINAAFLQSLLVQNLTPVICPVTHNGKGQLLNTNADTIAKDIACALQAYYEVNLWLCFDKKGVLLDVNDGNSIILKLNPASYAELLAKSLIHDGMKPKLENAFQALKSGVSKVRIGSAEDIDIAIKEENTGTFISA, encoded by the coding sequence ATGAAAAAGGAAGTCGTAAATGTCATAAAAATCGGAGGCAAATCCATTGATAATGAAAAAGCTTTAGCTCAGTTCATCGAAGCATTTTCTAAAATACCAGGTAAAAAGATATTGGTACACGGTGGTGGTGTTTTAGCAAATCAGATAGGTGAAAAAATGGGGATCGAATCGCATTTTCATGAAGGAAGAAGAATAACGGATGATGAAACGCTGGATTTAATTACTATGGTTTATGGGGGATTGGTGAATAGAAAGACAGTGACAAAACTGCAAGCAAAAAATGTAAATGCAATTGGATTAAGTGGTGCAGATGGCAATCTCATAAAAGCTCATAAAAGAAGCGTGAAAGAAGTGGATTATGGTTTTGCTGGTGATATCGATGAGATAAATGCAGCATTTCTGCAAAGTCTATTGGTTCAAAATTTGACCCCAGTAATTTGTCCGGTTACACATAATGGGAAAGGCCAATTACTGAATACCAATGCTGATACCATAGCCAAGGATATTGCTTGTGCATTGCAAGCCTATTATGAAGTAAATTTATGGCTATGCTTTGATAAAAAAGGCGTTTTACTAGATGTAAATGATGGGAATTCAATTATTCTAAAACTAAATCCAGCAAGCTATGCTGAGCTTCTAGCTAAATCTCTGATTCATGATGGCATGAAACCCAAATTAGAAAATGCATTTCAAGCATTGAAATCGGGTGTTTCAAAAGTTAGAATTGGCTCAGCTGAAGATATTGACATTGCTATTAAGGAAGAAAATACTGGAACTTTTATTAGTGCATAA
- a CDS encoding DUF3347 domain-containing protein, whose amino-acid sequence MKRVIISLVAFAVLTLGCSQEQKSENQTAQEEPKEEKVMQASTSEVSSEQLKSILSSYFSVKDALVKTDAAEAKSALAKLLGNIASELEQMKSLTKQMHEKEDVEEIRSDFDDLSQQVYDLVKENSDNKEQTVYKQFCPMAFNNEGAFWLSDKEEIRNPYFGDKMLKCGKVQEEL is encoded by the coding sequence ATGAAGAGAGTAATCATAAGTTTAGTAGCCTTTGCAGTTTTAACATTAGGCTGCAGTCAAGAACAGAAATCGGAAAATCAAACTGCTCAAGAAGAACCTAAAGAAGAAAAGGTGATGCAAGCTTCAACTTCTGAAGTGAGTTCAGAGCAGTTAAAAAGCATTTTATCTTCTTATTTTAGTGTAAAAGATGCTTTAGTAAAAACAGATGCAGCAGAAGCAAAATCTGCTTTGGCTAAGTTATTAGGAAATATAGCCTCGGAATTAGAGCAAATGAAATCTTTAACGAAGCAAATGCATGAAAAAGAGGATGTGGAAGAAATTAGATCTGATTTTGATGATTTAAGTCAGCAGGTTTATGATTTGGTGAAAGAAAATTCAGATAACAAAGAGCAAACTGTTTATAAGCAATTTTGTCCAATGGCATTTAACAATGAAGGTGCTTTTTGGTTAAGCGATAAAGAAGAAATTCGTAACCCTTATTTTGGCGATAAAATGCTGAAATGCGGTAAAGTTCAGGAAGAGCTTTAA
- the trxA gene encoding thioredoxin → MASTVEITDSNFEEILKSDQPVLVDFWAEWCGPCKMIGPLVEELAGDYDGKAVIGKVNVDENPNVSAKFGIRSIPTLLVFKGGEVVDKQIGAVPKQVLADKIDAQMA, encoded by the coding sequence ATGGCAAGTACTGTAGAAATAACTGACAGCAATTTTGAAGAAATATTAAAATCAGATCAACCAGTTTTGGTTGATTTCTGGGCAGAGTGGTGCGGACCTTGTAAAATGATTGGTCCATTAGTAGAAGAATTAGCAGGAGATTATGATGGTAAAGCGGTAATTGGAAAAGTTAACGTTGATGAAAATCCTAATGTGTCTGCAAAATTCGGTATCAGAAGCATCCCGACTTTATTAGTTTTTAAAGGAGGAGAAGTAGTAGATAAACAAATTGGAGCAGTGCCAAAGCAAGTTTTAGCGGATAAAATTGATGCTCAAATGGCATAA
- a CDS encoding PepSY domain-containing protein, translated as MRKNNKYYIRKTHRYLGVIIGIQFLFWTISGLYFTWTDLDEIHGDHFLKEVPGQKTVNSQSLNVLSDSMEIHSMELKFLNDEAYYWVNDSVLIHAESGKPKTKITEEEAKSIARNRIKGEYQIENVNFLTETGAHHEFRGRKLPVWQIEFEGAESLKVYIDVQNGDFQTLRHRDWRWFDFLWMTHTMDYQTRDDFNNTLIRAFSVFGLLTVCSGFLLFFVTIKTKRKKKAKKSRKKH; from the coding sequence ATGAGAAAAAACAATAAATATTATATTCGAAAGACGCACCGTTATTTGGGCGTAATAATTGGTATCCAATTTTTATTTTGGACCATAAGTGGGCTTTACTTCACTTGGACAGATTTGGATGAAATTCATGGAGATCATTTTCTAAAAGAGGTACCTGGGCAAAAAACCGTTAATTCTCAAAGCTTAAATGTGCTTTCCGATTCGATGGAAATTCATTCAATGGAATTGAAATTTCTTAATGATGAAGCCTATTACTGGGTAAATGACTCTGTTCTGATTCATGCAGAAAGCGGGAAACCTAAAACAAAAATAACTGAAGAGGAAGCCAAATCCATAGCGAGGAATAGAATTAAAGGAGAATATCAAATTGAAAATGTGAATTTTCTGACTGAAACAGGTGCTCATCACGAGTTTAGGGGAAGGAAATTACCCGTTTGGCAAATTGAATTTGAAGGAGCAGAATCTCTAAAAGTCTATATTGATGTTCAAAATGGTGATTTTCAAACATTGAGGCATCGTGATTGGCGTTGGTTTGATTTTCTATGGATGACTCATACAATGGATTATCAAACCAGAGATGATTTCAATAATACTTTAATCAGAGCATTCTCAGTTTTTGGATTGCTGACTGTATGTTCAGGCTTTTTACTCTTTTTCGTCACCATCAAGACTAAACGAAAGAAAAAAGCTAAAAAATCAAGGAAGAAACATTAA
- the argH gene encoding argininosuccinate lyase: MKIWQKNTGSSKEIEQFTIGKDTEFDILLAPYDVLGSLAHLKMLAKINLISNEELEALSKELKVIYQEIKDGKFQIQEGVEDVHSQIEFLLTERLGEMGKKIHSGRSRNDQVLVDLKLYYRDKIKEIVEASQQLFSLLMQLAEKHKGDLMPGYTHTQLAMPSSFGLWFSSFAESLSEDMDMLYATFQIVNKNPLGSAAGYGSSFPLDRAYTTELLGFEDMHHNVINAQNSRGKTEKTIAFALSGLGGTLNKLAADICLFMNQHFAFISFPDEFTTGSSIMPHKKNPDVFELVRAKSNQLNSVPNTVILNGTNLTTGYHRDLQLLKEAIFPGIQNTLDCLNISYYMLREINVKQNLLEDEKYQHLFSVEEVNRLVKSGISFRDAYKQVGIAIEEGDFKASTHLEHTHEGSLGNLCLDEITAKMEAKLKRFDFSKIESSKEGLLG, from the coding sequence ATGAAAATCTGGCAAAAAAATACAGGCTCATCAAAAGAAATAGAGCAATTCACCATAGGAAAAGATACTGAATTCGACATCTTATTAGCTCCTTATGATGTTTTAGGCTCGCTGGCACATTTAAAAATGTTAGCAAAAATCAATTTAATTTCTAATGAGGAACTGGAGGCTTTATCAAAAGAATTAAAAGTCATTTATCAGGAAATTAAGGACGGAAAATTTCAGATACAGGAAGGCGTGGAAGATGTTCATAGCCAAATTGAGTTCTTGCTGACCGAAAGATTGGGTGAAATGGGTAAAAAAATCCATAGTGGAAGATCCAGAAATGATCAAGTGCTGGTAGATTTAAAACTATATTATCGGGACAAAATCAAGGAAATTGTGGAAGCAAGTCAACAGCTATTTAGCTTATTGATGCAATTAGCAGAGAAACATAAAGGAGATTTAATGCCAGGTTATACACATACACAACTAGCCATGCCATCTTCTTTTGGCTTATGGTTTAGCAGTTTTGCTGAATCATTATCCGAGGATATGGATATGCTTTATGCGACATTTCAAATAGTCAATAAAAACCCCTTGGGTTCGGCTGCAGGTTACGGTTCATCATTTCCACTGGATAGAGCTTATACCACTGAATTATTGGGTTTTGAGGATATGCACCATAACGTCATCAATGCACAAAATAGTCGAGGAAAAACGGAGAAAACCATTGCATTTGCATTAAGTGGATTGGGCGGCACTTTAAATAAATTGGCGGCTGATATTTGTCTTTTCATGAATCAGCATTTTGCATTTATTAGTTTCCCTGATGAATTCACAACTGGAAGCAGCATTATGCCTCACAAAAAAAATCCTGATGTTTTTGAATTGGTGAGAGCTAAAAGTAATCAACTGAATTCAGTTCCAAATACTGTGATTTTGAATGGCACTAATTTAACCACAGGCTACCATCGTGATCTGCAGTTATTGAAAGAAGCTATTTTTCCAGGGATTCAGAATACGTTAGATTGCCTGAATATTTCCTATTACATGCTAAGAGAAATTAATGTGAAGCAAAATTTACTTGAAGATGAAAAATACCAGCATCTCTTCAGTGTGGAAGAAGTAAACAGATTAGTAAAAAGCGGAATTTCCTTTCGAGATGCTTACAAACAAGTTGGTATAGCTATTGAAGAAGGTGATTTTAAAGCCTCAACCCATTTGGAACATACTCATGAAGGCAGCTTAGGTAATTTATGTCTGGATGAGATAACAGCTAAAATGGAAGCTAAACTTAAAAGATTTGATTTTAGTAAAATTGAGAGTAGTAAGGAGGGATTGTTGGGATGA